The Nitrosomonas communis genome has a segment encoding these proteins:
- a CDS encoding copper-binding protein, protein MDWNKNIVKLAYGPIASLKWPALTMNFQIKEHTLMQGIKVGDGVAFNFIQSNGDYVITHIQPRK, encoded by the coding sequence TTGGATTGGAACAAGAACATCGTGAAACTTGCCTATGGTCCGATTGCATCGCTTAAATGGCCTGCTCTGACCATGAATTTCCAAATCAAGGAGCATACACTCATGCAAGGAATCAAGGTAGGTGACGGTGTGGCTTTTAACTTCATTCAATCGAATGGGGACTATGTAATTACGCATATTCAGCCGAGAAAATAG
- the cas2e gene encoding type I-E CRISPR-associated endoribonuclease Cas2e has translation MLVIVLENAPPRLRGRLAIWLLEIRAGVYVGNYSVKVRDYIWNQVEKGIEEGNAVMAWRTNNEAGFDFVTLGTNRRIPNEIDGAKLVSFLPEETGEAP, from the coding sequence ATGCTGGTCATCGTGCTTGAAAATGCTCCGCCCCGCTTACGCGGACGACTGGCTATCTGGTTACTGGAAATTCGTGCAGGTGTGTATGTTGGAAATTATTCAGTCAAAGTACGTGATTACATCTGGAACCAGGTAGAAAAAGGAATTGAAGAGGGCAATGCCGTGATGGCATGGCGCACCAATAACGAGGCCGGTTTTGATTTTGTAACGCTAGGCACTAATCGAAGGATACCAAATGAAATAGATGGTGCAAAGTTGGTTTCTTTTTTGCCTGAAGAAACAGGAGAAGCTCCTTAA